The Mycobacterium seoulense genomic interval TCCAACCGAACTGCTCTGTTTGCCGCTGTTGCGCGCGCGGTATGGGCTCACCTTCAAGGAGTTTCGTGTCACCGATGCCGGGGGGCCACGCACCGTCGAGGCGCTCGAAACGGGAGCGATTCAGGTTGGCGTGCTCTTCACGACCGATCCACGCCTTCTCGCCGGCGACTTCGTCCTGCTCGAGGATGACCGGCACGCCCAGCCCGCCGAGAGCGTGACGCCGATTCTGCGCGAAGAGTTGCGCATGGCGCACGGCGCCGACCTTGCCGCGACCATCGATGCCGTGAGCGCGGAACTCACGACCGAGCGCCTCGCCGACCTCAATCGTCGCGTCCTTCTCGGGTCATCGCCCGCGGCGGCGGCTGAATTCCTCACCGAGCGGCGGCTCGGCCCGACGCCCCGCGTATCGCGGAGAAACCGACCGGCGATTGTCGTCGGCTCGGCCAACTTCGCCGAGAGCGTGACCGTGGCCGAGCTTTACGCCCACGCGCTGGCGGACGCCGGCTTCCCGGTCGAGCGGCGCCTCGGGATCGGCAACCGCGACACGTACTTTCCGCTGCTCCGCGACGGCGCAGTCGACCTCGTCCCCGAGTACGTGGGTAGCCTCCTCGCGTACCTGGACGGCAGCCGTGGGGGGATCCCGGATGCGCACCAAGCCCATGCGGCGCTCGCCCAGGCGCTGCGGGGAACGGGCCTCGCCGCTCTGCAGCCGGCGCCAGCCGAGAACAAGAACGGCATCGTCGTGACCGCCGCGACCGCGGCGCGCCACGGCCTGACGCGGATCAGTGATCTCGGCCGGGCGATCGGCGATGCGGACGGGAGCGGGTGACTCGCGGCGGCGTGCAAATCGCGTTGAATTATCCGACCATTCATGTAGTCGAGAGTTGGTGAGTGGTCGGCCGTTGTTCGTCAGCCGTTTCGCTCGGAGGTGTCGTCGGACATCAAACCAGATCTTCAGCAACACTACGAATATAGAGTAAAGTGTTGGTCCGAGACGAAGGGCCATGGACAGACGCCGAAAGCCTAATCCCGGGGAGCGCCGCCGCGACTTGTGCGACGCGGCGATTCAGTTGTTGGCCGACGACGGGGCCAAGGGCGTGAGCCATCTCAAGGTCGACCGCAAAGCCGGCGTGCCCGACGGGACGACGTCGTTCTATTTCCGCACCCGCTCGGCGCTGCTGCGCGCGGTGGCCGAGCGGCTGGCCGAGCTGGATCTCGCCGAGCTGCAATCGGTGGCGGACAGCTCGACCGACCGGAAAGACGATGCCTCGCCCTCGCGGTTGTCGCAGGTGGTCATTCAGGCCGCCAGTGAACCGCAGTTGTCGCGGACCAAGGCCCGCTACGAGCTGACGATGCAAGCCACCCGCGACCCGGCGCTCGCCGCGATCCTGCAACAGGCCACGGACGAGTTCACCAAGTTGCACCGCGAGATCCTCGTGCAACTGATGCCGCACGGCGCGGATCTGGAACCGGCGGTGGTCGAGGACCTCAGCAACGTCACGCTGACGTTCATCAACGGTCTGCTGCAGCGGCTCGCGCATGGGGACCGGTTGATAGACACCGCCGAGCAGCTGGACGGGATCTTGTCCGCGATGGCGGTGGGGATTCTCAAAAGTCCGAACAAGGGGCGCCTGACACGAAGCGACGGCCTGCCGCCGGCGCGCAGCCGCCGGGCCGCGGGATCCGGGTGAGGCTGCGGGCGGGACACGGATGCGTGGCTCTGGCTCTTGCCAGGGCACCCGCTGTATGG includes:
- a CDS encoding glycine betaine ABC transporter substrate-binding protein translates to MILAETLVFGSGPECPTELLCLPLLRARYGLTFKEFRVTDAGGPRTVEALETGAIQVGVLFTTDPRLLAGDFVLLEDDRHAQPAESVTPILREELRMAHGADLAATIDAVSAELTTERLADLNRRVLLGSSPAAAAEFLTERRLGPTPRVSRRNRPAIVVGSANFAESVTVAELYAHALADAGFPVERRLGIGNRDTYFPLLRDGAVDLVPEYVGSLLAYLDGSRGGIPDAHQAHAALAQALRGTGLAALQPAPAENKNGIVVTAATAARHGLTRISDLGRAIGDADGSG
- a CDS encoding TetR/AcrR family transcriptional regulator codes for the protein MDRRRKPNPGERRRDLCDAAIQLLADDGAKGVSHLKVDRKAGVPDGTTSFYFRTRSALLRAVAERLAELDLAELQSVADSSTDRKDDASPSRLSQVVIQAASEPQLSRTKARYELTMQATRDPALAAILQQATDEFTKLHREILVQLMPHGADLEPAVVEDLSNVTLTFINGLLQRLAHGDRLIDTAEQLDGILSAMAVGILKSPNKGRLTRSDGLPPARSRRAAGSG